Proteins encoded within one genomic window of Diorhabda sublineata isolate icDioSubl1.1 chromosome 1, icDioSubl1.1, whole genome shotgun sequence:
- the LOC130452479 gene encoding uncharacterized protein LOC130452479: MNTLTVLLSLSSLLFQLTFGKSLQLPDYLQKYSCVKSDPDYEKCILEGFLATKPFFLEGIPELNVPSMDPYKVDAFAVNSSVENLIKIDAVCRNAVVTGLSTTIIDYLKADPIKHYGEIKLTIPWMYAEMDYDVKGQLLVIPLESRGHFQGNFTDTKAQIKGSLKMYTKDGVDYFKVNKLALKVRIGDGYVKLTSKDKELQYAADLISNFFNENPRQVLDAINPLFIQYAEVYARKEMDRILATVPASAWLPE; the protein is encoded by the exons atgaatacTTTGACGGTGTTACTTTCTTTAAGTTCCTTATTATTTCAGTTGACGTTTGGTAAAAGTTTACAATTAC cgGATTACCTCCAAAAATATAGCTGTGTAAAATCAGATCCGGATTACGAAAAATGCATTCTGGAAGGTTTTTTAGCTACCAAACCCTTCTTTTTGGAAGGTATACCTGAATTAAACGTACCCTCTATGGATCCTTACAAAGTAGATGCGTTCGCTGTGAATAGCAGtgttgaaaatttgataaaaatagatgCTGTTTGTCGTAACGCCGTGGTGACAGGCCTTAGTACAActattattgattatttgaa agcTGATCCAATAAAACACTATGGcgaaataaaattgacaataCCGTGGATGTACGCCGAAATGGATTACGATGTAAAAGGACAACTGCTTGTTATTCCTTTGGAAAGCAGAGGACACTTTCAAGGAAATTTCA CTGATACTAAAGCACAAATCAAAGGTAGTTTGAAGATGTACACTAAAGACGGAGTTGATTATTTCAAGGTCAACAAGTTGGCGTTGAAAGTGAGAATCGGTGATGGATACGTTAAACTTACGTCCAAAGACAAAGAGCTTCAATACGCAG cCGACCTTATATCGAATTTCTTCAACGAAAATCCTCGCCAAGTTTTGGACGCTATCAATCCTTTGTTCATCCAATACGCAGAGGTGTACGCCAGGAAAGAAATGGATCGTATTTTGGCGACGGTACCCGCATCGGCTTGGTTGCCAGAATAA